The Lycium barbarum isolate Lr01 chromosome 12, ASM1917538v2, whole genome shotgun sequence genome includes a region encoding these proteins:
- the LOC132621616 gene encoding senescence-specific cysteine protease SAG39-like, giving the protein MGLAINCKLAFFALLVLGMWASQATSRDLHEASMIQKHKHWMARFGRVYKDDLEKAKRFKIFKDNVDYIESANKAGIRPYKLGINEFADLTNEEFKATHNGYKMSSYQESSKTISFRYQNVTAPATMDWRTKGAVTGIKDQGQCGCCWAFSAVAATEGINKIKTGKLISLSEQELVDCDTSSDMGCEGGLMDDAFTFIIKNHGLTTESNYPYKGTDGTCKTGKESNDAAKITGYEDVPANSESALLSAVANQPVSVAIDASGSDFQFYSTGVFTGECGTELDHGVTAVGYGKASDETKYWLVKNSWGTSWGENGYIRMQRDVDAEEGLCGIAMQASYPTA; this is encoded by the exons GCTTGCCTTTTTCGCTCTACTAGTGTTAGGAATGTGGGCTTCCCAAGCCACATCTCGTGACCTGCACGAAGCCTCGATGATCCAGAAACACAAGCACTGGATGGCTCGCTTTGGACGTGTGTACAAAGATGATTTAGAGAAGGCAAAAAGGTTCAAAATATTCAAGGACAATGTTGATTACATTGAGTCGGCCAACAAGGCTGGAATTAGGCCTTATAAATTGGGCATCAATGAATTTGCAGATCTGACAAATGAGGAATTCAAAGCCACTCACAACGGATACAAAATGTCTTCTTATCAAGAGTCATCAAAAACCATATCATTCAGGTATCAAAATGTGACTGCTCCAGCTACCATGGATTGGAGGACAAAGGGTGCCGTTACTGGAATCAAGGATCAAGGGCAATGTG GATGTTGCTGGGCATTTTCCGCTGTTGCTGCTACTGAAGGGATCAACAAGATCAAAACTGGTAAATTAATCTCTTTATCTGAGCAAGAACTCGTGGACTGCGACACAAGTTCAGATATGGGATGTGAGGGAGGTCTCATGGATGATGCTTTTACGTTCATCATTAAGAACCACGGGCTTACTACTGAATCGAATTATCCATACAAGGGAACTGATGGCACTTGCAAAACTGGAAAGGAATCCAATGATGCTGCTAAGATTACTGGTTATGAAGATGTCCCAGCCAATAGTGAATCTGCTCTGTTGAGTGCTGTTGCTAACCAACCTGTATCCGTCGCCATTGATGCTAGTGGATCAGATTTTCAGTTCTATTCTACTGGTGTTTTTACTGGAGAATGTGGAACTGAGTTAGATCATGGTGTTACCGCAGTTGGATATGGAAAAGCTAGTGACGAGACAAAGTATTGGTTAGTCAAGAACTCGTGGGGGACTAGCTGGGGCGAGAATGGTTATATTAGAATGCAAAGAGACGTTGATGCTGAGGAAGGGCTTTGTGGAATTGCTATGCAAGCTTCTTATCCAACTGCTTGA